The genomic window GTCGTGGTCAGGAGTGTCGTGATTCTGGCGATTCCATTCGAATCCCGGTCGGTCCTGCCGCCTTGGGTCGGATTATGAACGTTGTTGGTCGACCGGTTGATGGCCTGGGCCCGATCAATTCTGATAAAACCGCTCCCATTTTGAAACCAGCGCCTTCCTTTACTGATCAAGACACGGAGGTTCATGTTCTTGAGACCGGTATCAAGGTAATTGATCTCTTGGTTCCATTCCCTCGTGGTGGTAAGATGGGTTTGTTCGGCGGCGCTGGCTGCGGCAAGACTGTTATCATGATGGAGATGGTTAACAATATCGCCATGCATCACGGTGGTATCTCGGTATTCTGCGGAGTTGGTGAGAGAACCCGTGAAGGAAACGATCTGTACCACGAGATGAAGGAGTCAGGCGTTCTTCCCAAGGCAGCGCTGGTTTACGGGCAGATGACTGAGCCTCCAGGAGCCCGTTCACGGGTTGCTTTGACCGGTCTTTCTGCTGCTGAATATTTTCGCGACGAAGAAGGTCAGGACGTGTTGTTCTTTGTTGATAACATCTTCCGGTTCACTCAGGCGGGCGCTGAAGTATCAGCTCTCCTGGGACGTATTCCTTCAGCGGTTGGTTATCAGCCGACTCTTGGCACCGATCTTGGCGAGCTTCAGGAGCGGATTACCTCTACCACCAAAGGTTCGATTACCGCGGTTCAATGTGTTTACGTACCGGCGGACGATCTGACTGACCCGGCTCCTGCCACCACCTTTGCTCACCTTGACGGCACCGTTGTTCTTTCCCGCCAGATCGCAGAGCTTGGTATTTACCCTGCCGTTGACCCGCTTGACTCC from Desulfobulbaceae bacterium includes these protein-coding regions:
- the atpD gene encoding F0F1 ATP synthase subunit beta, with amino-acid sequence MSAEQTAGNIGKIVQVIGPVVDVEFNAGCLPNIGNALMVSNPGINDVADNLVVEVAQHLGDNVVRTVAMDQTDGLRRGQECRDSGDSIRIPVGPAALGRIMNVVGRPVDGLGPINSDKTAPILKPAPSFTDQDTEVHVLETGIKVIDLLVPFPRGGKMGLFGGAGCGKTVIMMEMVNNIAMHHGGISVFCGVGERTREGNDLYHEMKESGVLPKAALVYGQMTEPPGARSRVALTGLSAAEYFRDEEGQDVLFFVDNIFRFTQAGAEVSALLGRIPSAVGYQPTLGTDLGELQERITSTTKGSITAVQCVYVPADDLTDPAPATTFAHLDGTVVLSRQIAELGIYPAVDPLDSTSRILDPNVVGEEHYYVAREVQQTLQKYKNLADIIAILGMDELSEEDQLTVTRARKMQRFLSQPFSVAEVFTGMAGKFVKVADTVRSFKEILEGKHDALPETAFYMVGSIEEAIEKAKKQN